AAAACCAGCACCCAGAGAAGCAAAACCTGTTAAAGAACAGTCCGAAATGCCACAACTTGGACAGCAGCAGTTTCAGGATACTACTAAAAAAATCCGTCGCTTGCTTGACCAATACCGCAACCAACCAGATTACTATGGACCACCTTGGCAGTTACGCCGCACCTTTGAACCAATTCATGCAGAAAAAATCTCAAATTGGTTGTTTACTTTAGGTGGACGGGGTGCTTTGCGGACAATGGGTAGCCGCTTACAAAATATTTTAATTGCTTCGTCGGCAATTTCGATATTGCATCAATTATATGGCGACCGTGTGCGAACTCTAATTTTAGCCAATACACCGGAACGTTTAGGCGAATGGCGGCGGGGTTTACAAGATTGTTTAGGTATCGCTCGTCCTGATTTTGGACCTGATAGAGGCGTGGTATTATTTGAAGCCCCAACAGCGTTGGCTCAGAAAGCAGAAAGATTAGTTAAAGCCAATCAAATGCCTTTCATTATTATTGATGATTCTGAAGAACAAATCAGTTTAGCTTTGCTACAATTCCCTCTCTGGTTAGCTTTTGCCCCTGACCCAAAAACTATGAAAGATCGGGATTTTGATGATGATTTTTAATTAGTCAGTGGTCAGTGGTCAGTGGCAAAACAACTGACAACTAACAACTGACAACTAACAACTGACAACTAACAACTGACAACTGACAAACTTATGTTTATTTGGTTAACTTTGTGTGTAGTAGTGATTTTATTAGCTTACCTCTTTGGTTCTTTTCCGACTGGATATATTGCCGGGAAGCTATTAAAAGGAATTGATATTCGAGAAGTTGGTTCTGGTTCAACAGGGGCAACTAATGTTCTGAGAACTTTAGGCAAAGGTCCTGGAGCATTTGTGTTATTAATTGATGCTTTCAAGGGAGTATTAGCAATAAATCTAGCTTATGCTTTATGTACTATTGAACCCGTTCAAAATTTAATTCCAGCAAATATCAATATTGAAATTTGGCAACCTTATTTAGTCACATTAGCTGGATTTGCTGCCCTTTTAGGACATAGTAAATCAATCTTTCTTGGCTTTACAGGTGGTAAATCTGTGGCTACTGGTGTGGGAATTTTATTAGCTATAAGTTGGCAAGTAGGATTATCAACATTAGGGGTTTTTGCTGTCGTATTTGCCATTTCTAGAATTGTGTCTTTGAGTTCTATTGCTGGGGCTGTAGCGGTTTCTATTTTAATGGTAATTTTCCAGCAACCTTTAGCCTATATTCTTCTTGGTATTGCTGGTGGTTTATATGTCATTATCCGTCACCGCACTAATATTGAGCGATTAATTGCGGGTACAGAACCGAAAATTGGGCAGAAAGTAGAAACAGAAGAGAATTCAAACTTAACAATTCAAAATTAGCAGCTACAACTTTACACTAAGAGAACTCCACAAAAAAATGAACTGCTTGCAGCAGCGCTAGTTCCCTCCGGGACGCTCTCGCGTTCGCTATCCAATGGTATCTTGCCCGTCCTTGTATTATTAGGGGACCAGATGCCCGCACTACAAGAAATTTTAGGATATTTTTTAAATTGGAAGTCTCTAAGAGGATGTTTTAAAAGTTTTCAAGGTATAAATTAACCCCTCTGGTAAACCTCTCCCCTATAAGGAGAGAGGCTTTAAAATCCCCCTTCCCTTGTAGGGAAGGGGGGTCTGACAAGTGTAGGTTTTTTACATTGAGATTGATAATAGGGGCCAGACTTGGCAGACAAGGAGGGAAAGTGGACAAGGAGGAAGGAGAAAGAAGAATTAAAACCTATGAAGATAGGGAACATATCGGGCAGAATTTTCCGGTTCTTTTTCTTCATACTCCCTTGTCTACTTTCCTTCCTTGTCTTCCAAGTCCAGCATAAAACCCAATTGTAAAAAACCTACACCTGTCAGGGAAGGGGGGTAGGGGGGTTAGGTTTTTGGAGATTATTGGTTTTATTTAATACTTTATGGCTAACGCCACGCTATGCCTTCGGCACACTTCGTGAACGCTATCAAACACCCTCTAACTGAGGAGGTTCATTGAACGCGGATAAACGCAGATAAAAATGTGTTAATCAATGGATTTTAGAATTCTGTGCAGTATGTTTAATCGCTAATGGGTGCAGGACTAATAAAAAATTGTAGAGACGTTCAGGCTGAACGTCTCTTAATTAAGATTCCATTAGGGAGCTAAAGCGTTACCACGAATCAAACTACCAATGGTTTTGGCAGTAATTTTTAATTGGGTAAAGGGGTTAGCGGGAACTACAGTTTTATAAAGATAACTATCAAAAGTTAGCTTTTGTACATCCAAATCATCACACATTTCTACAAATGCTTCGCGGGTAGCATCGGAACGATAGAAGACGTTTTGGAGAATGTCTAATACTTTGTAGGTGAGTCCGTATTTCTTATCCCAACGCTTGATGTATACCTTGAGGTCGCCTTCTGTGGGAATCTGCGCCCCACCGTTAGCGGCTTCTACTATGGCTTCAGCACACATTCTACCAGATTTGGCGGCGAAATAAATACCTTCACCGGAGGACTTGGTAACATAACCAGCCGCATCTCCTACCAAGGCAATCCGTCCAACGACGCGACGGGGACGGGGATGTTCAGGAATGGGGTGAGCTTCTACTCTAATGATTGTACCGCCGGCTAGTTTTTCGGCAGCACGGGCGCGAATACCTGCTTGTAATTGTTTGATACTGGTTTTATTGACGTGCATTGTACCAGTACCTACTGCGACGTGATCATGTTTGGGGAATACCCAAGCGTAGAAGTCGGTAGAAACATCATCGCCAACGTACATTTCGGCGAGTTCGTTGTAATAGGCCATTTTGTCTTCGGGAAGACGAATGCGTTCTTGGAAAGCGATCGCATAATTGTAATCCCCTGCATCCATATCCTTAGCAATGCGGGAATTTGCCCCGTCAGCACCAACGATTAAATCCACCTTTAGGGTTTTAGTAACGCCCTGTACCCCTTCTCCTGAGTGGTCAACGTAATGGATTGTATAGGGGTCTTTATTGTTGCCAGGAATATCAACTTTATGAACGGTAGCGTTAATTAAATTTGTACCTAATTTTACCGCTCTGTCCCGCAAAAAGCCATCCAGCACTTCTCTACGGCACATTCCTATATATTCATCTTCATTTATCAAATTGATATCAACCTCACGATTAGAGGGAGAAATCATTTTCATTTTCCGGACCCGACGGTCAATAATTTCTGGTGGTAAGTCAAACTCCTGCACCATGCACAGGGGAATAGCACCCCCACAAGGTTTGACGTTATCTAATTTTCGTTCAAACAAATAAGTTTCAATTCCAGCTTTAGCTAGTGTTTCAGCAGTGCATGAACCCGCAGGGCCAGAACCAACAACAGCAACCCGTAGTGTCAAAGGTTTTCTCCCAATTATAAATATTTTCCCAAAGTATCCTATCACGGACTTTTGTCCGAAATCCCGCTTACGGTTCAGGTTTTGACAGAAATACAATATTCCTTAACATTTCGACATAAAAACTACATATTTTTGGATCTTATGCTAAGATAGTTTTGAGAAAAAGCGCGTAATCGTCATTGTTTCGCAAGTATACTGATTTAAGCAAAATTATAATAATCCAAGCATAAATTAGTTTGGTGAATGCGGCTGAGATTTCACAAGATTATTAAAAACCTAAATTTGTAAGGTTTTAGCACTGCTGAACCCCTACTTATCTTCCTGCATACTTCTAACAATTTTTGTGACGATTTTTCTAGGAATAAACCTTACACATTTTGCCATCATTTTATTCATAAAATTAAATTCTGTCATTATTATAATGTGAGGCGATGAGTCTAATTAGTAATTTGCTAACTATTCTTCACTTGTGATACACTCAACGAGAGTTAATCTGTAGCCTTTGCAATGAGAGTTAATCTATCGCGTTTGGCTACAGCGTGTAAATCTACTGAGAAATAACCGAT
The window above is part of the Dolichospermum sp. DET69 genome. Proteins encoded here:
- a CDS encoding DUF3086 domain-containing protein, with amino-acid sequence MNPEESQTPESIDEWLEQIEVQPPTDKMSETPSTDLELETEELNQEVDFNSAIIDATTLELENSVYTQAAARLTHLQQRSLDLNAEIAQLETTYKTLQSQVSVTQTALSQVVQESLSQLEQRKQALQISVEQLERRQERIRNEMRTTFAGTSQDIAIRVQGFKDYLTGSLQDLASSAEQMQLVQPVKEREKPAPREAKPVKEQSEMPQLGQQQFQDTTKKIRRLLDQYRNQPDYYGPPWQLRRTFEPIHAEKISNWLFTLGGRGALRTMGSRLQNILIASSAISILHQLYGDRVRTLILANTPERLGEWRRGLQDCLGIARPDFGPDRGVVLFEAPTALAQKAERLVKANQMPFIIIDDSEEQISLALLQFPLWLAFAPDPKTMKDRDFDDDF
- the plsY gene encoding glycerol-3-phosphate 1-O-acyltransferase PlsY — its product is MFIWLTLCVVVILLAYLFGSFPTGYIAGKLLKGIDIREVGSGSTGATNVLRTLGKGPGAFVLLIDAFKGVLAINLAYALCTIEPVQNLIPANINIEIWQPYLVTLAGFAALLGHSKSIFLGFTGGKSVATGVGILLAISWQVGLSTLGVFAVVFAISRIVSLSSIAGAVAVSILMVIFQQPLAYILLGIAGGLYVIIRHRTNIERLIAGTEPKIGQKVETEENSNLTIQN
- the chlP gene encoding geranylgeranyl reductase; this encodes MTLRVAVVGSGPAGSCTAETLAKAGIETYLFERKLDNVKPCGGAIPLCMVQEFDLPPEIIDRRVRKMKMISPSNREVDINLINEDEYIGMCRREVLDGFLRDRAVKLGTNLINATVHKVDIPGNNKDPYTIHYVDHSGEGVQGVTKTLKVDLIVGADGANSRIAKDMDAGDYNYAIAFQERIRLPEDKMAYYNELAEMYVGDDVSTDFYAWVFPKHDHVAVGTGTMHVNKTSIKQLQAGIRARAAEKLAGGTIIRVEAHPIPEHPRPRRVVGRIALVGDAAGYVTKSSGEGIYFAAKSGRMCAEAIVEAANGGAQIPTEGDLKVYIKRWDKKYGLTYKVLDILQNVFYRSDATREAFVEMCDDLDVQKLTFDSYLYKTVVPANPFTQLKITAKTIGSLIRGNALAP